In one window of Aceticella autotrophica DNA:
- a CDS encoding O-acetyl-ADP-ribose deacetylase, whose protein sequence is MKDKIKIFKGDIVEQDVDAIVNAANSGLLGGGGVDGAIHKAGGYIIDEECKAIREKQGECPTGNAVITSGGNLKAKYVIHAVGPVWEGGKNNEDNLLASAYIESLKIADNCKLKVIAFPSISTGVYGFPVERAARIALRAVSDYLDKSDIKEVRFILHNDKDYDVYLKVFNEMD, encoded by the coding sequence ATGAAGGATAAGATAAAGATATTTAAGGGAGATATTGTAGAACAGGATGTTGATGCAATTGTAAATGCAGCTAATTCAGGATTACTCGGCGGCGGAGGTGTTGACGGTGCGATTCACAAAGCCGGGGGTTACATAATCGATGAAGAGTGTAAAGCTATAAGAGAAAAGCAAGGGGAGTGTCCAACGGGGAATGCTGTAATAACAAGCGGAGGAAATTTAAAAGCAAAATATGTTATACATGCTGTAGGACCCGTATGGGAAGGTGGAAAAAATAATGAAGATAATTTATTGGCAAGTGCTTATATAGAGAGTCTTAAAATAGCTGATAACTGTAAACTTAAGGTGATTGCTTTTCCATCAATAAGTACAGGGGTATATGGATTTCCGGTTGAAAGAGCTGCAAGGATAGCACTTAGGGCGGTTTCTGATTATCTTGATAAAAGCGATATTAAGGAAGTCAGATTTATTTTGCATAATGATAAGGATTACGATGTATACTTAAAAGTATTTAATGAAATGGATTA
- a CDS encoding B12-binding domain-containing radical SAM protein has protein sequence MNTLLVGLNAKFYHTNLAIRNIKKYCGFSNIDIFEATINDNIDYVLEEILETGADIIGFSCYIWNIEMVLYLSENIKKIKPEIIIIFGGPEVSYDVLNLLKNNFVDYIVIGEGERAFKELLYGLEGKIDINKINGIAYCEDGKIIVQSWEDYVNLDEIPMAYEEDEDLNNKLVYYETSRGCPFRCSYCLSSLDNKLRYVSIDKVRQDLKWFSDKKVKIVKFIDRSFNSNLKRAEDILSCIRALPEGTIFHFEINPELVDREFIKSLKGLEDRIQFEVGVQTTNTLSLEEISRTSDVKRTLEGVKMLHDAGIKLHVDLIAGLPFDNFFTFSGSFDDVYNLNPNEIQLGFLKLLKGTLLREKAEKYGIVYDSKPPYEILYNKDISYQELRILKGIAFLVNKYYNSGKFVNTLKYLTDEFNRPFEFYLSLYKYWKDNELIYKNHSLKSLYDIIYEFSKKHMDVDIHFLKDLIKFDFMYFNKDKELPVRLKDSDKNMLNYIKNYLRDEDWLKDNLPQVLCLSSLDRAKKISYGYFRYDITDENKKKDICCIFFHDINKTYFTKVYI, from the coding sequence ATGAATACATTATTGGTTGGGCTTAATGCCAAGTTTTATCATACAAACCTTGCGATAAGAAATATTAAAAAGTATTGTGGCTTTTCAAATATTGATATTTTTGAAGCAACAATTAATGACAATATAGATTATGTATTGGAAGAAATACTTGAAACAGGTGCTGATATTATAGGATTTTCATGTTATATCTGGAATATTGAAATGGTTCTTTATCTATCTGAAAATATTAAAAAGATAAAACCGGAAATTATTATTATATTTGGCGGACCGGAGGTTTCATATGATGTATTAAATCTTCTTAAAAATAACTTTGTAGATTATATAGTCATTGGGGAAGGAGAAAGGGCTTTTAAAGAATTATTGTATGGTTTAGAAGGTAAAATTGATATAAATAAAATAAATGGGATTGCATATTGTGAAGATGGGAAGATTATTGTTCAATCATGGGAAGATTACGTAAATTTAGATGAAATACCTATGGCATATGAAGAAGATGAGGATTTAAATAACAAGCTCGTATATTATGAAACATCAAGGGGATGTCCTTTCAGGTGCAGTTATTGTCTTTCATCACTTGATAATAAATTAAGATACGTCAGTATTGATAAGGTTAGACAAGATTTAAAATGGTTTTCAGATAAAAAGGTAAAAATAGTTAAGTTTATAGACCGTTCCTTTAATTCCAACCTTAAAAGAGCTGAAGATATTCTATCTTGTATAAGAGCACTGCCAGAAGGTACTATTTTTCATTTTGAAATAAATCCTGAGCTTGTAGATAGAGAGTTTATAAAAAGCTTAAAAGGATTAGAAGATAGAATTCAATTTGAAGTAGGAGTTCAGACTACAAATACCCTTAGTTTAGAGGAAATATCCAGAACATCGGATGTTAAAAGGACATTGGAGGGGGTAAAAATGTTGCATGATGCTGGTATTAAGCTTCATGTGGATTTAATAGCGGGGCTTCCTTTTGATAATTTTTTTACCTTCAGCGGTTCTTTTGATGATGTATATAATCTTAATCCAAATGAAATACAACTGGGATTTTTAAAACTTTTAAAAGGGACTTTGTTAAGGGAAAAAGCTGAGAAGTATGGCATTGTATATGATAGTAAACCACCTTATGAGATATTATACAATAAAGATATCAGTTATCAGGAGCTTAGAATATTGAAGGGAATAGCATTCCTTGTGAATAAATATTATAATTCGGGAAAGTTTGTAAATACGCTTAAATATTTAACAGATGAATTTAATAGACCTTTTGAATTTTATTTATCATTATATAAATATTGGAAGGATAATGAATTGATATATAAAAACCATTCATTAAAGTCTTTATATGACATTATTTATGAATTTAGTAAAAAGCATATGGATGTTGATATACATTTTTTAAAAGATCTGATTAAATTTGACTTTATGTATTTCAACAAGGATAAAGAATTGCCGGTTCGTTTAAAGGATTCAGATAAAAATATGTTAAATTATATTAAAAATTATTTACGGGATGAAGATTGGTTAAAGGATAATTTACCTCAGGTTTTATGTCTTTCAAGCCTTGATAGGGCTAAAAAAATCTCGTATGGATATTTTAGATATGATATAACTGATGAAAACAAAAAGAAGGACATTTGCTGTATTTTTTTTCATGACATAAATAAAACTTATTTTACAAAGGTTTATATATAA